The Pseudomonas cucumis sequence GCAAGGCGAGCAAACTTGCGCCCAATAAAAAACCCGCCTCTCGGCGGGTTTCTTATTAACGCAACATAACACTTAGGCTCAGTTCACCTTAGCGTTCAACTCACCCTTCAGATAACGCTGATACATCGCTTCCAGGGAGATCGGCTTGATCTTCGAAGCGTTGCCTGCGGTACCGAAGGCTTCGTAACGGGCGATGCACACGTCGCGCATGGCAGTCACGGTGGCGCCGAAGAATTTACGCGGGTCGAATTCGCTCGGGTTGGTAGCCATCAGGCGACGCATCGCACCGGTGGATGCCAGACGCAGGTCGGTATCGATGTTGACCTTGCGCACACCGTGCTTGATGCCTTCGACGATTTCTTCAACCGGTACGCCGTAGGTTTCTTTGATGTCGCCGCCGTACTGGTTGATGATCGCCAGCCACTCTTGCGGAACCGAAGACGAACCGTGCATCACCAGGTGAGTGTTCGGGATGCGTTTGTGGATTTCTTTGATGCGGTCGATGGCCAGCACGTCGCCGGTAGGTGGCTTGGTGAACTTGTAGGCGCCGTGGCTGGTGCCGATGGCGATGGCCAGGGCATCGACCTGGGTGCGTTTGACGAAGTCAGCGGCTTCTTCCGGGTCGGTCAACATTT is a genomic window containing:
- the fba gene encoding class II fructose-bisphosphate aldolase (catalyzes the reversible aldol condensation of dihydroxyacetonephosphate and glyceraldehyde 3-phosphate in the Calvin cycle, glycolysis, and/or gluconeogenesis) translates to MALISMRQMLDHAAEFGYGVPAFNVNNLEQMRAIMEAADKTDSPVIVQASAGARKYAGAPFLRHLILAAIEEFPHIPVCMHQDHGTSPDVCQRSIQLGFSSVMMDGSLGEDGKTPTDYDYNVRVTQQTVAMAHACGVSVEGELGCLGSLETGMAGEEDGIGAEGVLDHSQMLTDPEEAADFVKRTQVDALAIAIGTSHGAYKFTKPPTGDVLAIDRIKEIHKRIPNTHLVMHGSSSVPQEWLAIINQYGGDIKETYGVPVEEIVEGIKHGVRKVNIDTDLRLASTGAMRRLMATNPSEFDPRKFFGATVTAMRDVCIARYEAFGTAGNASKIKPISLEAMYQRYLKGELNAKVN